The DNA sequence TTTTCTTCTCTATTCATAATTACAATCCAGCTACGCTATTTTTATCAACTTTAATACCTGGGCTCATCGTAGAAGAGATGCTGATCGACTTGAAGTAAGTCCCTTTTGCTGAAGAAGGCTTCATTTTAGAAAGCGTATTCAACAACTCAAGTGCATTTTCTTCGATTTGCTCTGGAGTAAATGAGCTTTTACCGATAGAAGTATGAATGATACCAGTTTTATCAACTTTAAAGTCAATTTTACCAGCTTTCACTTCCTTAATCGCTTTAGCAACATCCATTGTTACCGTACCAGCTTTAGGGTTTGGCATCAAGCCACGAGGACCTAACACACGACCTAAACGACCGATTTTAGCCATAACAGTAGGCATTGTGATGATGACGTCCATATCAGTCCAACCACCTTCGATTTTCTTGATGAACTCATCCATACCTACGAAATCAGCACCTGCAGCTTTTGCTTCTTCTTCTTTCTCTGGTGATACCAAAGCAAGTACACGTACTTCTTTACCAGTACCGTGAGGAAGAGCAACAACACCACGAACCATTTGATCAGCTTTACGAGGATCTACGCCCAAACGAACGTCGATATCTACAGAAGCAGCAAATTTTGTGAATGTGATTTCCTTAACAAGTGAAGTAGCTTGAGACAAAGAGTATTCCTGCTCTCTATCAAATTTAGCCAAGGCTTCTTTTCTTTTCTTAGTTAATCTCGCCATTGTTCCTAATTTTTACGCTTCCCAAGGAGCAGTTCCTTCTACTTTAAGACCCATACTACGAGCAGTACCTGCAACCATGCGCATACCTGCTTCAACTGTAAATGCATTCAAATCAGGCATTTTAGTTTCGGCGATCTCTTTAACTTGATCCCAAGTAACAGAACCAACTTTCAGACGGTTAGGCTCAGAAGAACCTTTCTTCAACTTAGCAGCGTTCATCAAAAGAACAGCAGCTGGCGGAGTTTTAACAACGAATTCAAATGACTTGTCTGAATAGTAAGTCACCAATACAGGCAATACTTGACCTGCTTTGTCTTGAGTTCTCGCATTAAATTGCTTACAGAACTCCATGATGTTGATACCCTTACTACCAAGCGCAGGTCCAACCGGTGGCGAAGGATTCGCAGCACCTCCCTTAATTTGCAGTTTTAAATAACCGGCAATTTCTTTAGCCATTTTTCTAACTAATCTTGTTTTTCAACTTGAATATAATTCAACTCAACAGGTGTGTTACGACCAAAGATCTTCACCATCACCTTGAGTTTCTTTCTTTCGTCATAGACTTCTTCAACGACCCCGGTAAATCCACTAAATGGACCATCCATCACCGTCACTGGCTCATTCACCAAGAAGACTACATCTTCACGAGGATTTTCCTCCTCAACTTCTTCAGATTCCTGACCGATACCTAAAATTCGATTGATTTCCGCTTCACGAAGTGGAACGGGAACCGAATTAGCTCCAGCAGAATCTCCTAAGAAACCGATTACACCAGGTGTACTTGTTACGATGTGCAGCGCTTCCCCATGAGAAAGGTCAGCTGACACGATCACATAACCAGGGAAGTGGTTACGCTCACGAACGCGTTTCTTACCGTTACGCATCTCGTAAACTTTCTCACTCGGAATAAGAACCTCGGCTACGAAATCCTCTAATTTATGGCGTTGAATCTCTGTTTCCAGATACGCCTTTGCTTTTTTCTCTTGTCCACTTACTACGCGGACAACATACCATTTCAACTCGCTACTCATCAGTTACCTTTTGCGTAATTAGAAATTTCCGTAGAAAAATTTCATCAGGCTGTCAAAGGACAGGTCCATCGCACCAATTAAGGCGGTAAACACCAAACAACCCACAATCACAAGGATTGTAGAGTTTTGAAGCTCACCATAAGGAGGCCAAGTCACTTTTTCACGCATCTCAACGTAAGACTCACTGATAAATGTTTTCAATTTCAACATAACCTGAAAAATTAAAAAATTAGCACGGGAGGTAGGACTTGAACCCACAGCCAATGGTTTTGGAGACCACTACTCTACCAATTGAGCTACACCCGTGTAAAAAGCGTCCCACACTAAAGCGGGACGCAAATTTAAATATTTATTATCAAGTGTGCAATATCTATTCCAAAGAATATTATTGACACTCAGATATTAAATTCTTAGTCCAAAATCTCAGTTACCTGACCTGAACCTACAGTACGTCCACCTTCACGGATCGCGAAACGCAAGTTCTTCTCAAGAGCGATTTTGTTAATCAAAGATACTTCGATAGTAACGTTATCACCAGGCATAACCATCTCAACACCTTCTGGCAACATGATCTCACCAGTTACATCCGTTGTACGGAAGTAGAATTGTGGACGGTATTTGTTAAAGAATGGAGTATGA is a window from the Persicobacter psychrovividus genome containing:
- the rplA gene encoding 50S ribosomal protein L1, encoding MARLTKKRKEALAKFDREQEYSLSQATSLVKEITFTKFAASVDIDVRLGVDPRKADQMVRGVVALPHGTGKEVRVLALVSPEKEEEAKAAGADFVGMDEFIKKIEGGWTDMDVIITMPTVMAKIGRLGRVLGPRGLMPNPKAGTVTMDVAKAIKEVKAGKIDFKVDKTGIIHTSIGKSSFTPEQIEENALELLNTLSKMKPSSAKGTYFKSISISSTMSPGIKVDKNSVAGL
- the rplK gene encoding 50S ribosomal protein L11, which encodes MAKEIAGYLKLQIKGGAANPSPPVGPALGSKGINIMEFCKQFNARTQDKAGQVLPVLVTYYSDKSFEFVVKTPPAAVLLMNAAKLKKGSSEPNRLKVGSVTWDQVKEIAETKMPDLNAFTVEAGMRMVAGTARSMGLKVEGTAPWEA
- the nusG gene encoding transcription termination/antitermination protein NusG: MSSELKWYVVRVVSGQEKKAKAYLETEIQRHKLEDFVAEVLIPSEKVYEMRNGKKRVRERNHFPGYVIVSADLSHGEALHIVTSTPGVIGFLGDSAGANSVPVPLREAEINRILGIGQESEEVEEENPREDVVFLVNEPVTVMDGPFSGFTGVVEEVYDERKKLKVMVKIFGRNTPVELNYIQVEKQD
- the secE gene encoding preprotein translocase subunit SecE; its protein translation is MLKLKTFISESYVEMREKVTWPPYGELQNSTILVIVGCLVFTALIGAMDLSFDSLMKFFYGNF